In the genome of Streptomyces sp. Q6, the window CGTGAAGTTCTCCTTCGACCGGGTCAGGAAGATCGACGCGAAGGTCGGTCCGGCCTCGCTCTTCGACACGCTCGGCTCCATCGACGCGAGCGGGCGCACGGTCACCTTCCACCTGTCGTCGCCGGACGCCACGTTCCCGTTCAAGGTCGCCACGGGCGCGGGGTCGCTCGTCGACCGGAACGTGTACCCGGCGGACGCGCTGCGCGGGGGTGACAGTGTCGACGGCACGGGCCCGTACACCCTGACGTCGTACACCCCGGGCAGCAAGGCCGTGCTCGCGCCCAACTCCCGGTACCGGGGCCCCGCGAAGGTGCCCGCCCACTCCACCGTCCTGCGCTACTTCAAGGACTCGGCCGCGTTGCAGTCCGCGTGGGAGCAGCGGGCCGTGGACGTCGCGGCGCGGCAGTTGCCGCCCGGTCCGCTCGCGAAGCTGTCGACGAGCGATCCGAAGCAGCGGCTCACCGAGGTCGACGGTGCCGAGACCCGCAACCTCGTCCTGAACGTGCGCGAGGGCAAGCCGCTGCACGACCGGCGGGTGCGCCAGGCGCTCGCGTCGGTCGTCGACCGCGACGAGCTGGTGGAGTCGGTGTACCAGGGGACCGTCGACTCGCTCTTCTCCGTGGTGCCGCGCGGTATCACCGGGCACACGACGTCGTTCTTCGACGCGTACCCGAAGCGGGATGTGGCACGGGCGCGGAAGCTGCTGCGGGAGGCGGGGGTGGCGACACCGGTCCGCTTCGAGTTCGCGTACTCGCGCGGCGCCGCCTCCAAGGCCGAAGCCGCCGAGATCAAACGGCAGTTGGACGGCACGAAGCTGTTCTCGGTGACGACGACGTACTACGACTGGGAGAAGTTCCAGGCCCGGTACACGGCGGGCGAGCTGGACGCGTACGCGGTCGGCTGGCTGCCGGACTTCCCGGACCCGGACACCTTCACGGCGCAGCTCGTGCGCACCGGTTCCGGCATGCACAACGGGTACAGCAACAAGCGGGTCGACGCTCTGATCGTGGCGAGCCAGCAGTACGAGGAGCGCAGCCGCGCCCTGCGCGACCTGCGCACGCTCCAGGAACTCGTCGCGCGGGACGTGCCGTTGATCCCGCTGTGGCAGCGCAAGGAGTACGTGCTCAGCATCGAGGACATCACCGGCGGCCAGTACCTCTCCGACGGCACGGGCGTGTTCCGGCTGTGGAGCCTCGACTGGATCTGACCTGACCTCGCTCACCTGGCCCGTCCGGTTCGGTTCGGGTTCGCTCCGCTTCGGTTCGGAAGAGGCTGGATCCGACCCTTCTGGATCTGTCCGGATTCCGCGGAGGGGAAAGTGACCGCCATGACATACACGGCGGTCGCCACGCTGCATCATGTGTCAAATCCGTGTTCGTCGTGTTCACCATGTGGGTGAATGCGGGAGAAGTTGCCGAGGGCACGGAAGAAGATGCGGAGGAGGTGGCTACGTGTGTTGCGGCGCAGTGCTTTCCGGCTGCCGCGCCACCCGGCCTCGGTGGGTGTGGCGCGGACGCGCGTGCGTGATCATCTGGAGGTGTGGGGGCACACGGGGCCGGCCGACGGTCTCGACACGGCGGTCCTGCTCGTCTCGGAACTGGCGACGAACGCGATCCGCCACGGGCCCCTGCGGGAGCGGGAGTTCGAGGTCGCGGTGACGGTTCTCGCGGACGGCTCCTGCTTCATCGAGGTGTCCGACGAGTCCGGTGCGCACCCCGAGCCGCGCCTGCCTCATTCCCCCTACGACGAGCACGGCCGCGGCCTGCACATCGTCGACGCCCTCGCCGAGGCGTGGGGCGTGTGGCACCGGGGCCGCTACGGCAAGACGGTGTGGGCGCTGGTGCGTTCCTGACCCGCGCTCGTGTCCGTACCGGCGGGCAGGGACACGGTCACCGTCAGTCCCCCTCCCGCCTCGTCGCCCGACCGAACGGCCACCGTGCCCCCGTGAGCCGTGACGACGCCCTGCACGATCGCCATGCCGAGCCCGCTGCCCGCGGCCCCGCCGGAGCGGAAGAACCGGTCGAAGACCCGCGCCGCGTCCTCGTCCGCGAGTCCGGGCCCCTCGTCGGCGACGGCGAGCCGCACCACCCCGTCCTCCCGCGTGACGCGCAGAGCGACCGCCGCGTCCGCGGGCGTGTGCACGCGTACGTTGCCGAGCAGATTGCCGAGGACCTGCCGCAGCCCCGATTCGTCGGCCTGTACGAGGACCGCGCCCTCGGCGGTCACCGACACCGGCCGCTCGGGCTGCTGCACCCGCAGGTCGTCGGCCGCGTCACGCACGAGACGGCTCAAGTCGACGTTGCGCAGGCGTAGTTCGGGCTGCTGGTCGAGGCGGGCCAGGGTGAGCAGTTCGTCGACGAGGCGCTGCATGCGGTCGGCCTCCGCGTTCACCCGGCGCCAGGCGCGGGCCCGCTCGTCGGGGTCGCGGAGCATGCCCTTGTCGTAGAGCTGGAGGTAGCCGCGGATCGCCGACAGCGGGGTGCGCAGCTCGTGGGAGGCGTCGGCGACGAACGAGCGCAGTTGGGCGGCGCTGCGCTCGCGGGTCTCGAAGGCCGATTCGACCTGGTGGAGCATGGAGTTGAGGGCGAGGCGGAGCTGTTCGGTCTCCTGGACGGGGTCGCGGCGCTGCGGCACCCGCCGGGTCAGATCGCCCTCGGCGATGGCGGACGCGGTCTCCACCATGTCCTCCAGGGGCCGCAGCCGCCGGTGCGCGCCGATCATCGTGAGGACCCCGAGCAGCAGCAACAGGACGACGCCCGCGGCGAGATCGACGCGCAGCACCTTGTGGATGCCGGAGTGCAGGGCGCCGGTGGAGGTCGCCATCAGGACGGTGGTGTCGTCGGCGAGCCGGGCGCCGACCACGCGGTAGGGGCCGCCGTCGAACGACACCTCGCGGGGTGTGTCGCGGCGGGCGAGACCGGCCGGGTCGTCGACGGCGCCGGCCAGCGCGCGCTGGCGCGGCGTCGGCCGGAGCGTGCCGACGGGCACCGGGTGACCGTCCTGGTCGACGGCGACGAACACGGACCCGGAGCGCGGCAGGGCGCCCGCGCCGTCCGAGGGCTGCATCTTGTCGAGGGCGATTCCCAACTCGCTGAGGGCCTGCACCTGTTTGAGGGTGATCCCGGTGCGCTGGATCGAGGTGCGGGACGCCTTCAGTTCCTCGTCGATGCTGTCGATCAGGTAGTGCCGCATGGCCATCAGGCTGATCGCGGTGGCGGCGATCATGCCGAGCGCGAGCAGTCCCACGCTCGCGACGGTGAGCTTCACGCGCAGCGAGTGCACTCCGCGGCGGTGGTGCTTCATCAGCGCCCTCATGAGGCGGCGAGCCCGTACCCGACACCGCGCCGTGTCGTGATCAGCGGCGGTCCCAGCGCGTCGAGTTTGCGGCGCAGATAGCTGATGTACGTCTCGACGACGGTCGACTCGGCCGTCGCCGCGTGCTCGAACTGCCAGACGTGACGCAGGAGTTGTTCCTTGGTGACGATCCGGCCGCCGTTGCGCACGAGGAACCGCAGCAGCGCGTACTCGGTGGGCGTCAACTGGACGCTCCGGCCCGCCCGGTGGGCCGTGTACGTGGCCTCGTCCAGCTCCAGATCCCCGTACGTCAGCGGCGGCCGCTGCGGCAGGACGTCGACGGAGCGGGTGCGGCGCAGCACGGCACGCAGCCGGGCGACGACCTCGTCGATGTTGAACGGCTTGGTGATGTAGTCGTCGCCGAAGCCGAGCGCCCCGACGACCTCCGCGGGGGCGTCCCGCGCGGTCAGGAACACGAGCGCCAACTCGGGCTGCCGGGAGCGCAGTTCGTGTGCCAGCGCCCGGCCGTCACCGTCCGGCAGCATGATGTCGAGCAGCGCCGCGTCGGGCCGGGTCCGCTCGGTGAGCGCGAGGGCCTGGCGCACGGTGCCCGCCGTCATCACGTCGAAGCGGTGGTAGCGCAGGGCGATCGCGAGGACGTCGGCGATGCTCGGCTCGTCCTCGACGACCAGCACCGTCGCGGGGGTTTCCTGCTCCTGATCCGTCCCGTTGACCGTCATGAGCCCAGTATCGGCGCGCCCCGGCGTCAACCGGCCCGCTCCTCCTTGGAGTTCCTTGAGAGTCATGGGCGCGTCGCGGAAATCGGCGGGCTCCGCGGTCGATGCTGTGGCGCAGGCCCGGGGGACGGCCGACGAACGACGCATCGACAGGAGTGAGCACGTGACGGCATTGGCACGGTGGTGCTATCGGCACCGGCTCGTGGTCCTTGTGCTGTGGCTGGGGGCACTGTTCGGCCTGGGGGCCGCGGGCACGACGGCGGGGACCGACTACTCGAACGTCTTCTCGCTGCCCGACACCGACTCCACGACGGCCTACGACGAGATGACGAAGGCGTTCCCCGAACGCTCCGGCGACACGGACACCGTCGTCTGGAAGGTCGGGGACGGAACGGTACGGGACGCGTCCGTACGGGCCCGGATCGAGCCCGCGCTCAAGGACATCGCCGGGATGAAGGGCGTCGGCGATGTCGCGAGCCCCTACGCGGGTCCGCGGGGCGCGGCGCAGATCAGCGAGGACGGCACCATCGCCTACGCCCAGGTGACCTTCGCCGAGCAGGCGAACTCGGTGCCCAAGGGCCTCGTCGAGGATGTCGTCGACCGGGCACAGCAGGCCGAACAGGAAGGCGTGCAGGTCGAGTTGGGCGGCCAGGCGATCACGCGCGTCCAGGAGCCGCCGCAGGGCCTGTCCGAGCTGGTCGGCATCGCGGCCGCTGCCGTGGTCCTGTTCCTGGCGTTCGGCTCCCTGTTCGCGATGGCACTGCCGATCGTCATCGCGGTCATGGGCGTGGGCACCGGCGCGATGGCGACGACACTGCTCAGCCACGTCACCGACGTTCCCGAAGTCGCGCCGCTGCTCGGCTCGTTGATCGGGCTCGGCGTCGGCATCGACTACGCCCTGTTCATCGTGACCCGGCACCGCCGCGGTATCCAACGCGGCCTGGAGCCGGAGGAGTCGGCCGTCCAGGCCCTCAACACCTCGGGCCGTGCCGTGCTGTTCGCGGGCGGCACCGTCTGCATCGCGCTCGCCGGAATGCTCGTGATGGACATGCGGTTCCTGGACGGTGTCGTCGTCGCCACGTCCCTGACGGTGGTCCTGTCCGTGCTCGCCGCGGTCACCCTGCTGCCCGCCCTGCTCGGCATCCTCGGCCCGCGCGTCCTCAGCCGCCGGCAGCGCCGTCGCCTGGCCGCGGAGGGGCCCGAGTCGGCCGAGGCGAGCGGTCTGGCGGCGCGCTGGGCGACGTACGTCCAGAAGCGGCCGCGCGCGATCGGCGCCGCGGCCCTCGTCGTCATGCTGGCGCTCGCGATCCCGGTGCTCTCGCTGCGCCTCGGTGCCACCGACCAGGGCAACCACAAGGAGTCGACGACCACCCGCCAGGCCTACGATCTCCTCGCGGAGGGCTTCGGCCCCGGCTTCAACGGCCCGCTCCAGGTCGTCGTGCCCGGCGGCGCCGACGCCACGGACCTCGTCGCGACGATCCGTACGACCGAGGGCGTCGCGCAGGTCGCCGCCGCCCCGCCCGCGAACGGCGTCTCCGTGATCCAGGTGGTCCCGACGACGTCACCGCAGTCGGCCAGGACGGACGAACTCATCGACCGGCTGCGCGACGACGTGATCCCGGCCGCCGGGGTCGAAGCGCACGTCGGCGGTGTCACGGCCGTCTTCAAGGACTTCGCGGCGGTGACCGGTGACCGGCTGCCCTACTTCGTCGGCACGATCATCGCCCTCGGGTTCCTGCTCCTGCTCATCGCGTTCCGCTCGCTCGTCGTGCCGCTGACGGCGGCCCTCATGAACCTGATCGCGGCCGCGGCCTCCTTCGGCGTCCTCGTCGCGATCTTCCAGTGGGGCTGGGGCGCGGAGGCGCTCGGTCTCGGCAAGGAGGGCCCGATCACGGCGTTCCTGCCGGTCATCATGCTCTCGCTCCTCTTCGGTCTCTCCATGGACTACCAGGTGTTCCTGGTCAGCCGGATGCACGAGGAGTGGGTGCACACGAAGGACAACGCGCGCGCCGTCCGCGTCGGCCTCGCCGAGACCAGCCGCGTCATCAACTGCGCGGCGCTGATCATGGTCTGCGTGTTCTCCGCGTTCGTCCTCAGCGGCGACATGGAGGGCGCGATGGCGGGCATCGGCCTCGCCGCGGCGGTCGCCCTCGACGCGTTCATCCTCCGTACGGCGCTGGTGCCGGCGGCGATGCACCTGCTCGGCCGCTCCAACTGGTGGCTGCCCGCCGGACTGGACCGCCGCCTGCCGCACCTGGCGGTGGAGCCGCGCGAGACGCCCGCGGCGCCGCAGCCGGAGGCCACGGCCGCGACGGGGGCGACGGTCGTGCACGGGTTCCTGCGCGGCCCGGACGGGGAGCCGCTGGGCGACGCCACCGTCACTCTGATCTCCCGAGGCGGCCGCCAGCTCGACCGGGTCGACTCCCTGGCCGACGGCTCGTACATCGTGGCGGTGCCGGAACCCGGCGCGTACGTCCTCGCGGTGACGGCCCGTCAGTCGGCGCCGGTGGCACGGCACATCACGGTGGGGGAGGCGCCGCTGGTGTACGACGTGGAACTGTCGGACGACGTGGACGTCTCGCCGTAGGCGTCGTGCGGCGACGAGGTGGAGGGGGCGTGGCGGGCCGGTCGCGGGACACGACGCGACCGGCCCACCGGCCTCTCAAGGACGGTCCTCAAATACGGCCCTTAAGGACGGCTCCTCAAAGGCGCCCCCTCAAGGACAGCCCTCAAAGACGGCCCCTCAAAGACAGCCGCCCAAAGGCACCCGCTCAGGCCCGGCGCCGCCCCTTGGGGCGAGCCCGCCGCCGCAGCGCCAGCAGGCTCCCGCCCGCCACCGCCGCGAGCGCCGCGGACCCGCCGAACGCCCATCCGTCCCCGCCGCCGGAGGACACCGCGGCGGCCGGCGCCCCGCCGCCGGTGACGCCGACGCCGACGCCGCCGAGGACGACGACGCGGGCCGCTCGCTCAGCGGCGTGACCAGTTCGCCGACCGCGCTCACCTTGTCGCCCGCGGCGAAGCCCCAGTCGAGCAGGGCCGCCGTCTCCTCGTACACCGCCTCGTACCCGGACTTCGGGTGCATCACGGTGACCAGGAGGGTGCGGCCGTCGCGGGTCGCGGCGCCGGTGAAGGTGTTGCCCGCGTGCGAGGTGTAGCCGTTCTTGACGCCGATGAGGCCCTGGTACGCGGCGACGCCCTGGCCGGTGAGCAGGCGGTCGGTGTTCTGGATCTGGAACGTCTTGCCGCCGCCCGCGGGAAAGTCGGCGGTCCTCGTGGCGCAGTAGCCGCGGAAGTCGCTGTTCTTCAGGCCCGCGCGGGCGAAGAGCGTCAGGTCGTACGCGGAGGAGACCTGCCCCTTGTGGTCGAAGCCGTCCGGGCTGACGACGTGCGTGTCGTTCGCCTGGAGGTCCTTCGCGCGGGCCTGCATCGCGGCGACCGTCTTGCCCACGCCGCCGTACATCGAGGCGAGGACGTGCACCGCGTCGTTCCCGGACCGCAGGAAGACGCCCTGCCACAGCTGGTGGACGGTGTACGTGGTGCCGGCCTGGATGCCGACGAGACTGGAGCCGTACGGGATTCCGGCCAGGTCGGCGGCCGTCACCTTGTGCTTCAGGTCGTGCGCGAACTCCGGCAGGACCGTGTCGGCGAACAGCATCTTCAGCGTCGAGGCGGGCGGCAGCGCGCGGTGCGCGCCGAACGACGCGAGCACCTCGCCGGTGTCGTTGTCGGCGACGAGCCAGGCCTTCGCGGCGAGCTTCGGCAGCTTCGGCGCCCCGGCCGCGCGGCGCACCTGCACCCCGGGAGCGGCGAGGCGCGACCCCCCGACGGCCGAGGCCGCTGACGCCGACTGCGCGGGCAGGGCGAGGGTGGCGGCCGTACCGAGGCCGATGCCGAGGGCGGTACGGCGGCTGAACTGCTGTGACGAGGCTGTGCCGGGCATCCCGCGAACGTACCGGTCAAAGCTGAGGTAAAGGTAAGAGGGGTCCTCCGCTCCCCTTCCGCGGCCCCGGATCACACGGAGGCGTCCCGGTGATCCCGCGGAGGCGATCGCGCCCGCCGGCGCTACGCCTTCGTCCCCGCCACCCGCTGCGTCATCCCCGGCAGGAAGTCGATGAAGAGCTCGTGCACCTCCAGGACGAGCGGCCGCAGCACCCGGAAGCGGGCGAGCGCCACGCCCCGGGTGGTGAGCGCGGCGCCGCGCTCGGCGAGCCGGCGGCTGCGCTCGCGTCCCTCCGACGAGTCGAAGACCCAGTACAGGACGAGCCCCATCTGCGAGAGCCACATCAACTCGGGGAGGATCTCGGCCAGTTCGGCCGGGACCTTCGCCTTCGATCCGGCGAGCACCTCGCGGTGCAGTCCGATGGCGACCTCCCGCGCGCCCTCCGACTCCTGCGAGAACGGGCTGAGCGGCGAGTCCGGGTCGGCCGCGTTCTTGAAGAACTGCGCCGCGAACTCGTGGTACGGCTCCGCGATCTCCAGCCACGCCTTCAGCACACCGGCGAGCCGCGTCTGGAGATCGGTCTCCGTGTCGAGGACGGACCGGACCGCCGCCAGGTGCTCGGCGGTGATCCGGTCGTAGAACCCCTGGATGAGGTGTTCCTTGCCCGCGAAGTAGTAGTACGCGTTGCCGACCGAGACCCCCGCCTCCTGGGCGATGGCCCGCATGGTGGTCTTGTCGTAGCCCCGCTCCCGGAACAACCGCATCGCGGTCTCCAGGATCAGCGCGCGCGTCTGCTCGCTCTTCGCGCCCTTGCCCTCGGCTTTCTCTGCTGCCACGGCCCCGAGCCTAATCGGCCGGGCGGCAGTCGCTGTCACAGGCGGCCGGTTCGTCCCGGGGGCCCTCGTAGTGCCAGCCGTCCTCGCGGTCGTACGTCCACCCGTCCTGGCGCCGGTACGGGGCGCCGCCCCAGGCCTGTTCCTCCCAGCGCGCCGTCCGGTACTTGGCGGCGGTGAGGACGACCCGCTTGGCGATCCTCATCCCGGCGGGGGTGGCCATCCGGTGGGCGGTGGCCCGGTGGTCGCGCAGCGCCCACATGCAGGCGATCCAGGCGGCGGGGCCCCGGTAGACCTGCCCGCCGTCCGCGATCACCGTGATGTCGCTGAGCGTGGCGGCGTGGTCGAGGCCGGGGAAGAGCTCCCGGGCCCGGGAGTGCCCGGCGGGCACCAGGTCGAGCGGCACCAGTTGGCGCTGCTTCACCAGCCAGTCCCTCAGGTGCGTGCAGAGCGGGCACTCGGCGTCGTACAGCACGGTCAGCCGGCGGACCGGGGCGTCCCCCGGGCGCCCCGGTCCACCACGTCCCCGTGCTGCCCGCCGCGGTCACGCCCGGGCCGCCGGAGCGGCCCATCCCTGCGGCGGGACCGGCGGCTGCTGCTCGCGGTCCATGACGCCGCGCCGCCGGATCTTGTTGAGGACGTACACGTTCCCCAGGTGCATCCCGCCGAGCACGAGGAGGACGACGCCGAGCTTGGTCGACAGGGCCTCGAAGACCTCGCGGGTGGTCGCGATGTCCTCGTCCCCGCTCAGGTAGAGGGCGACGAACCCGAGGTTGACCAGGTAGAAGCCCACCACCAGAAGGTGGTTCACGGCGTCGGCGAGCTTCTCGTTCCCGTGCAGCACGTCGGCCAGGAAGATCCGGCCGTTGCGGCTCAGGGTGCGCGCCACCCAGATGGTCAGCCCGATGCTGACGACGAGGTAGACGACGTATGCGACGACTGTGAGGTCCATGCCCCACCCTCCTTGAACGCGTTCAAAAACGCTGACAGGCATGAATGTAGACCTGTTTTTGAACACGTTCAAGCGAGAGTCGTCGTACGTGACGTGGGTCTCAGAGGGTCAACTGCGGGCCAGCTCGGGCCGCTTGAGGTAGTCGGTGAACCCGACGACGTTGCCCCACGGGTCGGCGATCTCCACGACGTACCCGGTGGAGGTGGAGAAGGGGGCGTCGAGCGGCTCGATGCCCGCGGCGCAGAGTCGGTCGGCGGCGGCGCGGGCGTCGGGGACCTCGAGCCACAGCCGGGCCGACGGCCACGACGGAGGCCGGTGTCCGAAGCCCTCCTCGGCGCGCAGCAGCAGCCCCGGTGTCTCCTTGCCGACGCCGAGCAGGGCGATCCCCGCCTCGTCCAGCCGGAACTTCACGGGGAATCCGGCGCGCTCGTAGAAGGCGACGGCCTCGGGCAGGTCGCCGACCGGCAGCAGGGTGTTGTCGAAGCCGAGGATCTGAAGATCGGGCGTCTCAAGTGACATACCGTCAGATTAGCCATGCATCGGGCAAACACCCCTCATGTCATCGGCGGCGAATGCGTGGCGCTCCGGTGACGGCCGTCATCAGGCAGTACAGGGAGGTCGACGCGGCGAGGAACATGATGTTGTTCCGGGGGCCGCCGAACGCGATGTTGGCGACGGGTTCCGGGGTGAGCAGCCGCCCGATCAGCGTGCCGTCGGGGTCGTAGCAGTGCACGCCGCCCGCCATGGCCGCCGCCCACAGCCGCCCTCCGTCGTCGAACCGGATGTTGTCGAACCGCCCGAGCCCCTCGCGTGTCTCGGCGAAGACCTTGCCGTCGGACAGCGTCCCGTCGTCCCGTACGTCGAAGACGCGGATCGCGCCCGCGCGCGTGTCGGAGACGTACAGCCGGCTCTCGTCCGGCGAGAGGACGAGCCCGTTCGGCGCCCCGAACCCGTCGGCGGCGAGCGTCACTTCACCGCTGCCGGGGTCGATCCGGTACACGTGGTTGGCGCCGATCTCGGACTCGGCGCGGAACCCCTCGTAGTCGCTGGTGATCCCGAAGTCGGGGTCGGAGAACCACACCGTGCCGTCGGACCCCACCACGGCGTCGTTCGGGCTGTTGAGCCGCTTGCCCCGCCAGCGGTCGGCGAGCACGGTGAGCGTTCCGTCGTGCTCGGTCCGGGTCACGCGCCGGTTGCCCTGCTCGCAGTGGATCAGCCGGCCCTCGCGGTCCACGGTGTTGCCGTTGACGTGCCCGGCGGGGGAGCGGAAGACGCTCACGACGCCGTTGGTCTCGTCCCAGCGCAGCAGCCGGTCGTTCGGGATGTCGCTCCAGATGACCTGCCGCCAGGCCGGCAGGTAGACGGGCCCCTCGGCCCAGCGCCCGCCGGTGTGCAGGACCTCGAAGAAGTCATCGCCGTTGGCGCACCGTCCGGTGCGGAAGCGCTCGTCCAGGATGTCGTACGAGACGGGGACACGCTCTGTGGACACAGTCATCCTCCAAGGCCGCAAGGCAGAATCTCGTTCAGCTGTGCTCGACTATGGCAGAACGAGATACGGTTACGCCATGGAGATCGTGGACGACATCGACCGGAAGCTGATCGCCGCGCTGCAACGCGACGCGACCACCGCCTACGCCACGCTCGGCAAGGAGGTCGGCCTCTCGGCGGGCGCCGCCCACGAGCGCGTACGGAAGCTGCGCGAGCGCGGTGTGATCCGTCGGACGACCGTGGACGTGGACCCGGCCGCGCTCGGCCAGGGCGTCCTCGCGTACGTGATGGTCGACTCCTCGGCCTGGATGGGCGACTCGGCGGCGGCCTTCGCGGCGATCCCCGAACTCGTCGAGGCCCACGTCATCGCGGGCAGCGCCTCGGTCCTCGTCAAGGTCAGGGCGGCGACGACCGAGCGGCTCCAGGACGTGCTGCGACGGCTCTACGGGATCGAGGGCGTGAGCGGCACGCAGGCGACGGTGGTGCTGGAGACGTTCTTCGAGCGCGGGGTGGCCGCGGATCTCACCGGCTGATTGTCAGTGCCGGGTCCTACTGTCCTCGGCATGGCAACGGTGACGTGCGTCGCTGTCTGCCCTTCGAGGGCGACCGTACCCTCGCCGTCGTGCTCAGCAAGGCGCTGATGCTCGCCGACGACACGAAGATCACCGACCCGACGATCCTCAGCCAGATACGCCGGTGAAACGGGCGCGGGCCCCGCTCCCGTGAAGGAGCGGGGCCCGCGGCCCGGCAGTGCGATCGTGCGGGTCAGTAGCGGCGCGTGATGAGCGCGCGCTTCACTTCCTGGATCGCCTTCGTGACCTCGATGCCACGCGGGCACGCGTCCGTGCAGTTGAAGGTCGTGCGGCAGCGCCACACACCGTCACGGTCGTTGAGGATCTCCAGGC includes:
- a CDS encoding ABC transporter substrate-binding protein, giving the protein MRRVRMRIVASLMVLVAAGVGAWQLLPQERAEGKTVTVGTTDAVTSLDPAGAYDAGSWALFSNVFQTLLTFDPGGTKPVPDAAESCRFTGGGLRTYRCTLRADLRFPSGRRMTGTDVKFSFDRVRKIDAKVGPASLFDTLGSIDASGRTVTFHLSSPDATFPFKVATGAGSLVDRNVYPADALRGGDSVDGTGPYTLTSYTPGSKAVLAPNSRYRGPAKVPAHSTVLRYFKDSAALQSAWEQRAVDVAARQLPPGPLAKLSTSDPKQRLTEVDGAETRNLVLNVREGKPLHDRRVRQALASVVDRDELVESVYQGTVDSLFSVVPRGITGHTTSFFDAYPKRDVARARKLLREAGVATPVRFEFAYSRGAASKAEAAEIKRQLDGTKLFSVTTTYYDWEKFQARYTAGELDAYAVGWLPDFPDPDTFTAQLVRTGSGMHNGYSNKRVDALIVASQQYEERSRALRDLRTLQELVARDVPLIPLWQRKEYVLSIEDITGGQYLSDGTGVFRLWSLDWI
- a CDS encoding ATP-binding protein, producing the protein MLRRSAFRLPRHPASVGVARTRVRDHLEVWGHTGPADGLDTAVLLVSELATNAIRHGPLREREFEVAVTVLADGSCFIEVSDESGAHPEPRLPHSPYDEHGRGLHIVDALAEAWGVWHRGRYGKTVWALVRS
- a CDS encoding ATP-binding protein, with the translated sequence MRALMKHHRRGVHSLRVKLTVASVGLLALGMIAATAISLMAMRHYLIDSIDEELKASRTSIQRTGITLKQVQALSELGIALDKMQPSDGAGALPRSGSVFVAVDQDGHPVPVGTLRPTPRQRALAGAVDDPAGLARRDTPREVSFDGGPYRVVGARLADDTTVLMATSTGALHSGIHKVLRVDLAAGVVLLLLLGVLTMIGAHRRLRPLEDMVETASAIAEGDLTRRVPQRRDPVQETEQLRLALNSMLHQVESAFETRERSAAQLRSFVADASHELRTPLSAIRGYLQLYDKGMLRDPDERARAWRRVNAEADRMQRLVDELLTLARLDQQPELRLRNVDLSRLVRDAADDLRVQQPERPVSVTAEGAVLVQADESGLRQVLGNLLGNVRVHTPADAAVALRVTREDGVVRLAVADEGPGLADEDAARVFDRFFRSGGAAGSGLGMAIVQGVVTAHGGTVAVRSGDEAGGGLTVTVSLPAGTDTSAGQERTSAHTVLP
- a CDS encoding response regulator transcription factor, with the translated sequence MTVNGTDQEQETPATVLVVEDEPSIADVLAIALRYHRFDVMTAGTVRQALALTERTRPDAALLDIMLPDGDGRALAHELRSRQPELALVFLTARDAPAEVVGALGFGDDYITKPFNIDEVVARLRAVLRRTRSVDVLPQRPPLTYGDLELDEATYTAHRAGRSVQLTPTEYALLRFLVRNGGRIVTKEQLLRHVWQFEHAATAESTVVETYISYLRRKLDALGPPLITTRRGVGYGLAAS
- a CDS encoding MMPL family transporter; protein product: MARWCYRHRLVVLVLWLGALFGLGAAGTTAGTDYSNVFSLPDTDSTTAYDEMTKAFPERSGDTDTVVWKVGDGTVRDASVRARIEPALKDIAGMKGVGDVASPYAGPRGAAQISEDGTIAYAQVTFAEQANSVPKGLVEDVVDRAQQAEQEGVQVELGGQAITRVQEPPQGLSELVGIAAAAVVLFLAFGSLFAMALPIVIAVMGVGTGAMATTLLSHVTDVPEVAPLLGSLIGLGVGIDYALFIVTRHRRGIQRGLEPEESAVQALNTSGRAVLFAGGTVCIALAGMLVMDMRFLDGVVVATSLTVVLSVLAAVTLLPALLGILGPRVLSRRQRRRLAAEGPESAEASGLAARWATYVQKRPRAIGAAALVVMLALAIPVLSLRLGATDQGNHKESTTTRQAYDLLAEGFGPGFNGPLQVVVPGGADATDLVATIRTTEGVAQVAAAPPANGVSVIQVVPTTSPQSARTDELIDRLRDDVIPAAGVEAHVGGVTAVFKDFAAVTGDRLPYFVGTIIALGFLLLLIAFRSLVVPLTAALMNLIAAAASFGVLVAIFQWGWGAEALGLGKEGPITAFLPVIMLSLLFGLSMDYQVFLVSRMHEEWVHTKDNARAVRVGLAETSRVINCAALIMVCVFSAFVLSGDMEGAMAGIGLAAAVALDAFILRTALVPAAMHLLGRSNWWLPAGLDRRLPHLAVEPRETPAAPQPEATAATGATVVHGFLRGPDGEPLGDATVTLISRGGRQLDRVDSLADGSYIVAVPEPGAYVLAVTARQSAPVARHITVGEAPLVYDVELSDDVDVSP
- a CDS encoding D-alanyl-D-alanine carboxypeptidase family protein, whose product is MPGTASSQQFSRRTALGIGLGTAATLALPAQSASAASAVGGSRLAAPGVQVRRAAGAPKLPKLAAKAWLVADNDTGEVLASFGAHRALPPASTLKMLFADTVLPEFAHDLKHKVTAADLAGIPYGSSLVGIQAGTTYTVHQLWQGVFLRSGNDAVHVLASMYGGVGKTVAAMQARAKDLQANDTHVVSPDGFDHKGQVSSAYDLTLFARAGLKNSDFRGYCATRTADFPAGGGKTFQIQNTDRLLTGQGVAAYQGLIGVKNGYTSHAGNTFTGAATRDGRTLLVTVMHPKSGYEAVYEETAALLDWGFAAGDKVSAVGELVTPLSERPASSSSAASASASPAAGRRPPRCPPAAGTDGRSAGPRRSRRWRAGACWRCGGGLAPRGGAGPERVPLGGCL
- a CDS encoding TetR family transcriptional regulator translates to MRLFRERGYDKTTMRAIAQEAGVSVGNAYYYFAGKEHLIQGFYDRITAEHLAAVRSVLDTETDLQTRLAGVLKAWLEIAEPYHEFAAQFFKNAADPDSPLSPFSQESEGAREVAIGLHREVLAGSKAKVPAELAEILPELMWLSQMGLVLYWVFDSSEGRERSRRLAERGAALTTRGVALARFRVLRPLVLEVHELFIDFLPGMTQRVAGTKA
- a CDS encoding thiol-disulfide oxidoreductase DCC family protein, which produces MTVLYDAECPLCTHLRDWLVKQRQLVPLDLVPAGHSRARELFPGLDHAATLSDITVIADGGQVYRGPAAWIACMWALRDHRATAHRMATPAGMRIAKRVVLTAAKYRTARWEEQAWGGAPYRRQDGWTYDREDGWHYEGPRDEPAACDSDCRPAD
- a CDS encoding VOC family protein, which encodes MSLETPDLQILGFDNTLLPVGDLPEAVAFYERAGFPVKFRLDEAGIALLGVGKETPGLLLRAEEGFGHRPPSWPSARLWLEVPDARAAADRLCAAGIEPLDAPFSTSTGYVVEIADPWGNVVGFTDYLKRPELARS